The nucleotide window cagagagggttgagtccgagtcaagatcagttcagagagggttgagtccgagtcaagatcagttcagagagggttgagtccgagttaAGATCAGTTCAGAGAGGGTAGAGTCAGAGTCAAGATCagttcagagagggttgagtccgagtcaagatcagttcagagagggttgagtcagAGTTAAGACTGagaccagagagggttgagtcagAGTTAAGACTGAGACCAGGGAGGGTTGAGTCAGAGTTAAGACTGagaccagagagggttgagtccgagtcaagatcagttcagagagggttgagtcagAGTTAAGGCAGagaccagagagggttgagtccaaattaagaccgagaccagagagggttGGTTTCGAGTCAAGATCAAGTTCAGTGAGGGTTGAGTcagagtcaagaccgagttcagaaagggttgACTCCAAGTCAAGATCGAGTTCAgtgagggttgagtccgagttaAGACAGAGACCAGAGAGGGTTGGGTCTGAGTCAAGTCCGAGAACAGAAAGGGCTAAGTCCGAGTCAAGACAGAGACCAGAGAGGGTTGTGTCCGAGTTAAGATCGAGCttagagagggttgagtccgagtcacGACCGAGTTCGGAGAGGGTTGAGTCAGAGTCAAGATTATTCAAAAAGTTGCATGAACATTAAAATTGGTACCATATTCAAacagtatataaaatgtataggGGTGCTCGATAAATATCATCCGGTAATTAATGCGCATcccgtcagtaaagccggttatgtaatcagcggtaaattccatcaggtgcatgatttcacatagagcagctgttactacacagatctgttgatttgcgcagcttgtcagttaaccgtcagtttactgactagatgcgcattaaATTATGCgcatatgtttagttttattctgtATACTATCTATTAGcctataaaacagaatttatacTTAGCTGTTGCATTGTGTACCCTTTTCACCTTtttgcagaatgaaaaaaaaaactctgaaaacatgcttgcacgtttttattttagtgtaatttcatagataaaaaaaaaagttgtttacatGCATCTTAAGGATCCCTAATTGTGAATGTGAGGTGGGGGCGGCACGATCGTGCTCTGCCTAGAGCGGCATTTTAGCTTGCACCAGCCCTGGacatgatcatgcgcatctagtcagtaaatctatttcagtgattaccgctaaatcgccatcacctgctttcaaatggagagGCATTTAAAGTCAGAGCTGTAGATCATTGataagctacgcaatatcgcgtatATTATAATGAAcatgatattgcatagcttgtcagtgatctacggctgaaccagatttactgactagatgcgcatgaccatatcattagatatatcacccagccctacttggGGAATTGTTTCTGTACCTCCCCCCCTGCTAAATGAGCCATGTACAGTAAGAGATGTGTAATGTATTGTCATCACTGGGAAAAGCACAGCAGAGGTTGAATGTGATGTCAAAACTTACTTTAGCTTTCTGAAAGAACTGACGGAAACAGCCTCGTGGGTCCTGCTGAGTGTTGCGGGCCATTTCCAGAATAAACTGCATGACGACTGCCTGATGAGCCACCTGCTCCATTAACGCCTCTTTCTGCAGAAGATCCAGACAGTCAGGATAGTCAGGACCTAGTAGTAGGTCGTGGAGGCACACACTAGTACATACTGCAGAAACAGTACAGCTTGTGTGCACTCACTTGCTCTGCCTGCAGACGGAAGCACCACAGGATCAGGTAATTGGCCGTTTCTTCACAGATGAGATGGTGGTACTCTGCTAGAAAGCGCTGACTATCATCCCATCTCCTCAACATACCTGTCCAGTCAGAACAGAGAGGACAACCTCCATTCAGATGAACAATCTCCATTAATAAACACACAAATCAAGCTCCGTGACTTACCAAAATGTTTCAAGAGTTCTTCATTACGCTGGACGAAGCTTATGTTCTTATCGTGATGGGATTCATTAGGCCAAGACTGTGAACTGTTTATGATACTCTAGGAAACAATGAGAAAAAAGGGCACATGTACACTTATAATATAATAAGTGAaactagaccacaaaaccagtcataagggtacatttaTTTCACGTatgtacatacacatatacagttggtacagaaagtattcagatccccttacatttttcactgttatattgcagccatttactaaaatcatttaagttcattttttacctcattaatgtacacacagcaccccatattgacagaaaaacagaacagttgacatttttgcagatttattaagaaaaactgaaatatcacatggtcccaagtattcagaccctttgctgtgacactcatatatttaactcaggtgctgtccatcgtccttgagatggttctacaccttcatttgagtccagctgtgtttgattatactgattggacttgattaggaaagccacactactgtctatataagaccttacagttCACAGAGCATGTCAGAGcagatgagaatcatgaggtcaaaggaacggcctgaagagctcagagacagaattgtggcaaggcacaggtctggccaaggttacaaaaacattCCTGCTACACTTAAGGtccctaagagcacagtggcctccgtAATCCTTAAACTCAAGATGTTTGggacgaccagaacccttcctagagctggccatCCGGCaaaactgagctatcgggggagaagagccttggtgagagaggtaaagaagaacccaaagatcactgtggctgagctccagagatacagtcgggaggtgggagaaagttgtagaaagtcaaccatcactgcagccctccaccagtggggggtttatggcagagtggcccgacggaagcctctcctcagtgcaagacacattgaaagcccccatggagtttgttaaaaaaaacacctgaaggattctctggtctggtgagaccaagatagaactttttggccttaattctaagcggtttgtgtggagaaaaccaagcactgctcatcacctgtccaatacaggaCGACTGGTTGGTAATCGAGcgaaagatgaatgcggccaagcacagggatatcctggacgaaaaccttctccagagtgctccgGACCTCTGACaggccgaaggttcaccttccagcAAGACAATGACCGTAAGCACGcagctaaaataacgaaggagtggcttcacaacaactcagtgactgttcttgaatgacCCAGCCAGAGCTCTGACTTAAACTCAATGGatcatctctggagagacctgaaaatggctgtccaccaacgtttaccatccaacctgacagaactggagaggatctgcaaggaggaatgacagaggatccccaaatccaggtgtgaaaaacgtgttgcatctttcccaaaaagactcctggctgtattagatcaaaaggtgCTTCTACTGAATacggatactttttttttttataaatctgcaaaaatgtcaacaattctgtgtttttctgtcaatatggggtgctgtgtgtacattaatgaggaaaaaacttaaatgatttttggatggctgcaatataacaaaaagtgaaaaacttaaaggggtctgaatactttccatacccactgtatagaaaaattataaatgacatgataaatttaatattttagcgCTGGATGAAAAGTAATACTTATTGaccgcaaacttttgaatggtagagtatATTTAGATgatcaaaagaaagaaacataattgTAAAGCTATTCATATTAGCCCTGTTCCAAAACATCCCATGCCTCTGAAGGGGAAATGGTGCTGTGTGTTTTATACTTTGACTCAGAGCTCAGTGCTGAGATCTCCGTCACAATGCTTTGATAAGTATAAGAGATGAGATACCTTGTCAAACACATCTCGGCTGGCCCCTGAGCACAGAGTGGGGCTCCGTCCCAGCATGCTCTCTTTATGTCTCCACTCCTGCTCGGTCTGCGAGAGCTCTGTGGAGGACGCCAGGGCTCGGGCGCGCTCCTGCTCCACAGACTCAGAGCTGTGCAGCTCCAAACCACAGAGCTGATCCTGCGCCTCGGCCAGCTGCCACTGCGACACGATCGAGGCCTTCACACAGCGCTGCTGACTCAGGCACAGAGACGCCTCGCTCTCCACACTGGGCTGTGATGAGACACAGAGAGATAACCCTCACTAAACCTCCAACAAACCATTACAGGCTGCATGGAAGAGTCATACGTTTATAAAGAACATCACTCTGGTTTTGAAACCAGATTCAATCTTTAATGACAGTGACATTACAAATCTAGTTGCTTTGAACTTGTAACCATCAGGGATGCTGATTTTCACGCTGTTCGtgttcattattatattttattgatatagtttatattttatatatacagttgcaatcaaaattattcaacccccttgaccggCAAGACATTTTTCTGCGGAGAACAACACTTTATGAAAACAATTCagcaaaggcatcagtaaagtattagagaaagtttgttaatacacttttgagtgaatctgagaatggaacattgaatcatgatgaaattctaattggctctaaacattaaTGTTCAAAATTaatcaaccccctttgtgcagagggctttaaaaaagctgtcaatcaaaatgtacttgtcaggctcgggccgaaacctgtcgggctcgggtcctgtcgggcctaacttttaaggcccgattacagctctagtgAGAGGTGTAGTTCAGTTTTAGTAAAGCTCTTCTATAGAGTCTGGGAACATGACgtcagcaacgcaatgcattctgggactttaggacacggacgctgctgtatgtattgtattggattgataatagactgttttgtttgctctgtacagctaaaaaataagttacaatggtaaaactttgttgtgtaattaactgaCATAcggcatggaaaaataatttgaatggagtgcgatttttcagctttcccgctGGAAAACTGCACCTTGAACTCAGGTCTCCGGGGTAATAAAGCGGCGTCACATTgcttggttagcagcagtaagaaggaaacgaaggattgtccctttggtctgatatacacgtatgtatgtgcatttatatatatatatatataaatattcaaacacgtacgttatataaacaacttttttttggatgtgattaatcgatttgacagacttaacgttacattaaatgttacctatgcatgaaccacatctcctgcattatcagtgttatgcatattgcataccacctgttacagtaataaacggcaaaattgatcaattctgtatctctttatttgtgcatcataacacactgaggttaatttgtacagtttacaataacgcatattaaaaagtaaaggggcaGTTTAACTCGCTCGTTGATGCGGAAAATTTgtaggttctgcacccatccatttgtaaattgcaggtgagactcgagagatttatcatttttaaactgatcagaggtgtacgctctgacactacaaacaaggtaaGAAAACACCTTGGGGAAGGTTACGAGTggcagctctttaagatcatccgaacactctttgtgttcgtgcagattgagttcgttgattgtattgatttttttctaaataccgcatctttgcttccttgttgagtttttctttatatgtaatcttacacttgatctgtatgtcatgtcactttcactgatAAGCGTGTCCCCAAAAATGGCTgcgactacccagaatgcaatgcgcagtgacgtagtttcccaagctctataGGGTTGTGTGAGTGCTTGAGCTGTTAGCAAGTTGTGCTTTATCAATGCTGTCATGAATTTACAGACCACTGTGTGATGGATAACAAAAACAGGAAACAGAGGATGATAAAAGcctttttgtaagataaatatccatatCTAATACCATACCATAACGTAataaacacctttttctcacttctgctgactgagGGGAACTGGATGATGCTCAGGCTGAAGATggtttggaagagcaaggactgtttttaatataactttgattggattattctgaaaaagTAAGTCACACACCTACAGTAGGATGCTTCGAGAGTGAGAAGATGGACGCATTTCATTCTCTGgtcaactaaccctttaaagaggACGAACTGagcattatattattacatgtaagttatatttattttacaaatataaatgacataggcctattttgtttttaatacattcattttttatcatttacattGAGTTAACTAATTTATGTTGAATATTTGTCtatttttccatttatatatatatatatatatatatgtgtgtgtatgtatgtatgtatgtatgtatatatatatatatatatatatatatatatatatatatatacacacacacatatacacatacacacacacgtgatTTTGGGACAAAAgtgattcctctctctctctctctctctgtaggtgTGTAAATAAAGTGCcaactttaatgtttcaaataaaatgtcataatatGTTTCAAGATCAAACACAACCTCATATTGATTTAAAGAGCAAGCACAAGGCATTGAGGTGTGATTGAAGCGCTCGTGAACTTTGTGAGTACCTCTTGTGGGTGTGCGCGGGGCATGGTTTCCTTTCGGTCCGGTTCAGCTTGAAACACGCCGCCTCCAAACCACTCCATCTCCGTAGACGTCTTCTGCTGTTTATATCGCTCACGACCCGACAAACACCCGCAGTCCTCTAGTATGTAAGCCAGCAGAGAGAGTTATTTTCAGGTTATAACATCAGCAGTCCTCTCTGCAGCTCTTTATAGCTCCTTATGACAACTTCCGTGCGCTGACGCACGCACGCGTCACGTGATGTTAGACGCTGCTCAcatgaaatgttatattttttatattaaattagatttgtttcgacatttttttgcatatttggaGCAATAAACATTTGgaacaaaaactataaataaataaatacattattttttagatgCTTTCGTAAttggttattattatattattacattttaagtcTCAACATCATTATACTTTGAAACATTTTaggacttaataaataaataaaggtaagaaaaataattaaagtttAAGTTAAAGTAAACTTTACTTTTAAAGTTAAAATCTACTTTAGGATTTACTACTGCACATGAATCAAATATAATTTGGTTTAACTATatagcattttgtttttatgattaCAGTAAACCACATCCAAAGAAAATCAGCAGCCTATAATagtctaataatatttttttaacagcgTTAATTGAcaaaatttgtttttgaaaacGAATGGATGTTTAAACCGTTCACTCCTCAATAGATGGCGCCACAACTCCGTTCTGCGATTGATTTGTCATTTTATCACACAAGACTCGTTGCgtcccttaaaaataaaaatattactgttgcACGTTTAATTTGAGGTCGCACAATCATTGCATGCTGACAGCCGTTTTGCCTCTGCATTAAATAAAGTATTTCAAGCGAACTCGCGAGAATATTCGCGTGTCACAGTGTTACATGTCTATAATAAACATTCCCCGAGTTTAATGGTTCCGCCCGGATATATGGACAGATTCCTCCAACACACGTCGGCTGACATCAACGTTATTTAGGTAAGTTGAATAGTCGTAATTAACACTGACTCAttcaaaacatataaatataatcgTTTTGTTTTTAACACGAGTAGTTGTCATCGAGCTGATGTCTCGTGGATAGCACACTCGTGTTTTTATGCTCGCACACATTAGCCGCTTCACTGATGATATTCATGTATTAGGAGTTGCAGCGTGAGTGAAAAACGTgaacaaatgtcattttaaggGAATGTTGAATGTTCTCGTTTCAAAACGTAGAAATTAAGTTATGTCTTTTTGATCGACGTTTAAAGTTTATGTGGAAGTGAAAgattttaattagttattttgtTCTTACCGAAAGTCATTCAAGTTTAGTTTTCACTTATGTATATTCATTCAGAATGTTCATGTTCAATGGCAGTTATATCGTATAATAAATACCAAGCAATGCATTAGATTAAATGTGTCATTGTGTGAAGAGGTGTGAGTGTAACTGTAAATGAGTAATAACGGAAATCACGGCGGTGGGTGTAACGTTATCTGAGCGCGTCCTGATGCGGAGCTGCTCGCGTGCCTCTATTGTCTGCGTCCTGCGTCCCTCACGCGCTCTCAGAACAACACAAGCGCGAGCTAACGCCAATCGAGCGAAGCGTCccgctgcagacacacacacacacacacacacacacacacacacacacacacacacacacacacacacacacacacacacaaattcatttGATTGCTTTCATTTGGATCTGAAAGACATTATAAAGAAAACAAGATCCACATACTCTGGGAAGTGTCTTTGGCAAGCTGACAGATCTTCAGTTCGTGGCTAACATACTTGTACAGGTTCTTCCATTTATAATGCTCAACACATTAGGGATAAACAAAACATCTCCGTCTCCATATTTGCATGCTCCCTATGGTGACTGAAACAGAGCAGAATTTTTGCAAGcctttttgctttcttttttttgtgctaaATGGCTTTAGTAAAACAGCCAACAGCGAGAAATATGCtcttaaaatgtcaaatgtcaaagtcatttatatttgGAAatcttcctgctgccagctggtgGCGCTATGACTTTAACTGTGTTTTGGCATGTAGATTTCTTCAGTCCAGCACTTTTGTCAACCATATGAAATTTGGTGGAGATTGAATAAAGTATGTTCGAGTTAATATAAAGCATTACATGTCCTATTgtcaacaggtggcgctatggtTATAACTgaatgtgttcaggccaggactcttatcacacatgtgaagtttgtggAAGATTGGaaattttatgcctgagttaatttaaaactaaaattaaattagttataatgaattataacatcttttatttcccatggcgagacatcgaaatttgtcacggttccatggacacgccctctaacaaaaactcaagattaaGATTTAGACTGAgtttttaacgaaaactcaagatcttcgcaatttaacatcgcaaagggctttagattaggtGTACCAAATTTGGtgatgtttggtgagataaaacaAATACTGTGAGATATTATTTCAATTTCTCATATTGAAATAGGACATTCAAAAATTACACATCAGTTTTTACTCTCAGGAGAAAGTCCTCCAAAATGTTCATCTTGTCAGAACTCATTGTCCATTTAACATATCCTTCTGTATTACATCTGCCCCTCATCTGAGAAACCTTTTTTATTCTGTTGATAATCAAGTGAATCCGAACATGGTCCTAAGATTTCTAGAAGAAATCAATTAGAAACATCTATTCTAGTCTTCCtttgattgcactttattttcaCCATGAATATAGCCTTAGAAGCTGGAATGGCgtttaaaagaaaaattatttctcGTAttgattttctgttttattatatgtttaaaatgtaatttattcctgtgatttaaagctgtattttcagcatcgttgctccagtcttcagtgtcacatgatcttcagaaatcataataatatgatttattatcagtgttggaaacagttgtgctgcttcatgtttttttttttttgtgatttttggaaacaatttttttctggattattttatgaatcaaaagttaaaaataacagcgtttatttaaaattagaatCGTTTCTAACTATATGAGTCTTTACTATCActacatccttgatgaataaaagtagtaTTCATTACTTTCAAAGTCATTTACTGACtcaacttttgaacggtagagtATATAGAAATACAAGATTTCCGTTTTGAATacgtgctgtttttttatttcatattcataaaataaaaaagtatcatGAAGCATCAtgatctgaagactggaggaatgatgctgaagattcagctgtgatcacaggaataaattacattttaatatattacaatagaaactattcttttaaagtgcaataaaatttcacaaaataacagggttttctgtattttttgatcaaatacagccTCGATGAGCACAAGAAACTtcggtaaaaaatataaaaaatattactgatctcagacttttgaatggtagtgtaatgatatactattttgacatttaaatgggtgaaaatgtaagttttatatatatatatatatatatatatatatatatatatatatatatatatatatatatatatatatatatataatttaaaatgatttatttacatatttttttatacaagtaatataattaaaaaaaaaattatataagacttttaatataattgcacaccaatgctgcatttatttgatcaaaaatgctgtaacaacagtaatattgtgaaaaaagtgCTTTTCTGAAAACTGTCACCTCacaacatttcaaagcataatgTCGTACCTTTCACTGCACTCGGTTTCatattaaataatcaataaatactTACTTACATTAGAAATGTAGTACTCtcttacttttactcaagtaacgTACGTTTTACTTCAGTACAAGAAAGTACTACATTTGTAAAGTTCTTAAGTATTAAAGGCAAAAACAGAACAACAACGTTTGATTATATAATGTAGTGCAGTAAAAATGACATCATCTTGCtctgaaatgtagtgaagtagaAGTTTTACAAAGAAAACGCCCAGTGAATACCCATAGTTCAGTGCTCAGTCAGAGCAGGATGTGATGTCGTGTGTCCAGCAGATGTCAGTGAAGCCCAGAGGAGAGGAGCGAGGGAGGAACAGTCCAGATGTTCCCACAGGGAGGgaaacgtgtttgtgtgtgtgagagagactcaGACTGACACCTGAGGCACTTGTTCAACACCAATCACGTTTACTCTTCAGTCCACAAACTAGGAAAAAACCTGTGTTATATGTTTCCTCTCACAATAGGAAGGTAAATCTTAGCCCTGAAGCATTGTGAATACAACAGGGAACGATATAtaacacttttttgtgtgtgtgtgtgtgtgtgtgaactgttgCTGACTTTGGGGAAAAACTGCTTGAGAGTGTGTGAGAACTCACTGAAAGACTCGCATGTCGAGGAACATTAAGAGCAGCTGCCAATCTGCATTTTTGGGGATTGCTACATGGGGGAAAGAacctaattttaattttacactcATCTGTTTGAGGTCATCTAGCGAGTCGTGCTGTAACTTCCCAGCCTGAGAGGCATTCTGAGAGAGTGTTTCGGTTATAAACCGTGATGAATGTTATTAAAATCCACCGGCTGAAGAATTGTGCAACGTTAGACGTCTTCGAGTCTCTGAAGCATGTTGTAGCCTGTTATGTAGATCTATGTTGGGAATCAGTTTTCCATCTATTTTACAATCATAACAATGCTTGGGTTGTTTGGTGCAGGGTGAGGAAGCGTGGAGTCCAGACAGCGCCACCTGGTGTACAACAATGAGCCTGCAAGGACAATCCGAAGGTACTCCAACATCATTCGACTCTTGGATACTCTTTATTAAGCATTGCACTAATGCTAGCATGATTATTATACATGCAACAGCAAATCTATCCGTAGCATTTATTCGTTAGttgctgtttttatatataaaaaatatattaatttatgctaCTGTTCACAGTTTTGGGAGtgggtaatattttttttatttattatgaaatttatacttttattctgcgAGGTCAGAAAAAACTTTATCATAacagacagtgaagacatttataatgttcacaaatatttccattttaaatgctgttcttttgaactttaaagtAATCCGAGAatggaagaaaaaatattatgactgttttcacaaaaaaatatgaagcagcacaactgttttcaacattgataataatcagaaatgtttcttgagcatcaagtcagcatattattatgatttctgaaggatcatgtgaccgtgAAGACTGGAGTCActctgaaatttcagctttgatcAGAGGAATGCATTATATttgaagtatattaaaatagaaaacattttttttttattaataataggcCTATTTCAAGTTATTACggtttttaatatactttaaatcaaat belongs to Carassius gibelio isolate Cgi1373 ecotype wild population from Czech Republic chromosome B10, carGib1.2-hapl.c, whole genome shotgun sequence and includes:
- the LOC127966311 gene encoding hsp90 co-chaperone Cdc37-like 1 isoform X2 — translated: MEWFGGGVFQAEPDRKETMPRAHPQEPSVESEASLCLSQQRCVKASIVSQWQLAEAQDQLCGLELHSSESVEQERARALASSTELSQTEQEWRHKESMLGRSPTLCSGASRDVFDKSIINSSQSWPNESHHDKNISFVQRNEELLKHFGMLRRWDDSQRFLAEYHHLICEETANYLILWCFRLQAEQKEALMEQVAHQAVVMQFILEMARNTQQDPRGCFRQFFQKAKAGQEGYLDVFHTELNDFMQRVKEYTMKSKGETPKDTVHQNTTPGCQLDPKEVFESLPPVAEYHVKRCLEAGLWTNTPRASKEESSETNEWRMMES
- the LOC127966311 gene encoding hsp90 co-chaperone Cdc37-like 1 isoform X1, with protein sequence MEWFGGGVFQAEPDRKETMPRAHPQEPSVESEASLCLSQQRCVKASIVSQWQLAEAQDQLCGLELHSSESVEQERARALASSTELSQTEQEWRHKESMLGRSPTLCSGASRDVFDKSIINSSQSWPNESHHDKNISFVQRNEELLKHFGMLRRWDDSQRFLAEYHHLICEETANYLILWCFRLQAEQKEALMEQVAHQAVVMQFILEMARNTQQDPRGCFRQFFQKAKAGQEGYLDVFHTELNDFMQRVKEYTMKSKGETPKDTVHQNTTPGCQLDPKEVFESLPPELKTCIQMQDMQILQSVLSSMNPQVAEYHVKRCLEAGLWTNTPRASKEESSETNEWRMMES